The DNA sequence atttagaaagCTGGTTACATGACTGTCATGTGAATGGTAAGAAAATATATAACTGAGttaattcatattaaaaaatatttatgaatttgcAAATGCGAGACCACGTTGATTAAACAGCATGTAGTGTATGTTAACTCATACATGCTTTATGGTATGTCAGTAGTAATAAGCAGATATCAGAATGTTCAATAAAGATTCCATTAGATTCCATTAATTTCTTAGGGCTAGAATTCCTTATCCCAGGCATGACAATCGTATGCACCAGTTCTTGTGATTTCTTGATAATAAGTTAACGTGTTCAACTGAAAGTGGTTTATTACTGAAAAAGCAGAGCATCGGGATCCTAGCACTGGGAATATCAAGCTTCACTTCTGCCTCTTAAAGATGAGCTGGTACTACAGCAAAAAAGATTACAAGAGTACCTCAATTCCCCAAGTTCTCAACTAATATTCTGTTGAAGCAGAACAGTAGTGAGCAATTTCACATTGAAATGCAATGCCACATCTTTCCCGGGAAAAGGTTACAGAGAAGGAGAGGATAAGGCCAGGGCCATTATACAAAATGGACATAAATTTATGCAACTGACATCTCTTCCATTCTCTCagtaaaagagtgagagaagtCGAGCAGCATAtcaatgacaaataaaaatgcttaaCCTCTACCTTGTTTTCCCCCCTTATATTCAATTCAGGTCCAGAGCTCGATCCAAACTGTTTAGATTAGCTGCTCTAACTTCATGACCTCACCCTTTTAAATGCTCAAATTGAAGCCTGTTGAAACAGATCCTCAATACTGAATTAAAGTTAATCCTACACATCATAGACAGTATTGCAGTGGACATCAACAAACATAAAAGACATACACATTTTTGTCCAATTCTTTTTGGTGTGATGGATAGATGTCCATTAGCTAAAATGAATCTTTCTTTCGTATTTCAAATCTTTTGGTTTTCAACTGGTAAGTTTTCAACTGGTActtaacaatatttttaaaagggCACACACCATCTCTGCATAATCTCACCTTTATAACACCTAATGAGCAACATGCCTATTTCTACTGCATATAGGTGGAGACGTAAAATTCTGGTGATATAAGGAGGCACAATGTTCATTTCACAACTCGCTAACAACAATCACACTGCTTTCTTTATCACATTTAGCATTGGAGACAAATAACTAAACAAGGCTGCTCCCACCAGAACTGacacaacaccacacaataCTAGGGGAAGGACCACCACCTTTTCAGCACACTATGATAAGTCTTCACAGGCTATGATGAGTCTTCACAGACCCAATGTAATGCCAAGATGGGTAAAGAATTGACTACCATTACACCACTGTCCCATGAGCATGACATACATAGAGAAGCCCAACCACCATGGACCTAATACACCTCAAAAAATAGGAAATTTTACAAACAACCCTaacattttcagatttaaaaatgtacctatgtaaattataaaacacattGTATCCTGCCACCACAGTAAAATGGgtcattagtttttttttcctattggTAGTAATagtcacagtttttttttttcaaaagataTTTCTTTGATAAGCTACAATAAGAGTAAGTGTTAACAATTACACTGGAAAAATATATGTACGTTTTTATATTCTCTATAtaattgttttgtctttttttaatacagaatgTATATATAGTGTAGTCATGGCCATATTGGCAAGAAAATAAAGGCAACTGTAACAATTACCACACATCTTACATCATGTGACTCAAGAATTGTGTGGTTGCTGAATGGGAGGagttaagaaaaaaagtgtTGGTTAGTGgcactttttgcatttttaaaataaaaaaataaaatcaagaatAAGGCTACGTGGGTGTATGCTCATCTGACACTAGCTGAGTAAAGACATTGTGGATCAAAGGTTTCTCTTAATACATCTGATCAAATTTTACCAATAAATACCCCTCTTTCCATCCTAGTTCAACATATATCTCAGTACCTAAATGTACAGACCAACTGAGGAAAAACCATCATCAGTCGTCATCATTTAAGAGCCATTCTGGACAGACCGAGCATCATTGGCAAAACCATGAGCTTGAAGTTGTAAAACACAGTAAAAGAGATTCCAGAAAATTGTACTTCCTTTTACGATACTTTTCATGTTTAAACTCACAGGAAGCTCTGAGTTCCAAAGAATTGCTTTTTGTTGTCTTTACATTCCCATGGAAAGTGTTGCTGGCATTTTGAAGAACCTTGTTTTTGTCCAAGTGTgacttttctgtctttatttaagTACGAGACTACTAAGACTCTTTCataatacacacagaaacattacaaaataaatatacagtacaatcgTATCACAGTTCATTagttcataaatataaaataaataataaatacacattataCTTCTCCATAAGTTTTGGATCTCTCAGGATTTTGGAAAAAATATCTataatggaaaagaaaatgacagccttatttaattataaaaaaccTTGTcagttcaaaatattttcacttaaaaaaagttttaaaaatctattgTCAAAAGAAAATCAGGTATAAAAAAAACggaaaatagttttaaaagtttttcttattattttatatttgtgttcattttaagATGGAAGGGGTATGTTGCATTGTTtcatattagtttttttttcaatgcagGAGGTgagttcaaataaataaaaaagtaaacaataaaaacatgaaaaatataaatacataaataaatgaatgttacaTATATTAAAAGAAGAATACATAAcataaattaatgttaataatttataaaacattgACAATGAAACCTATAAACTGTTAATTGAAAAGAAGTGCAATTCATTGTTGATAAATATAACAGATATGACTGGATTTAACTGAGTAGCAATACATTATATTACTCTAGcataaataatgcaaatgaatgaaaaggaACTAGTGCTTCTGCAATCTACAGgtatttaaagtattaaaatcTAACCGTTTATCTagaactaataataaaatatatatttataaatataatggcTGAAATTTGGAGGCGTGTGGTTTGacgtttacactgtagtgttaaCCAGATGGTATCTGATATGAATAATACACAGCTTAAAGACCCACATTGTGTTCTCTCTGTGAGTAGAGCGTGCACATGAGCTTGTGGCGAACAGGTACAATGGACCTCAATGACCTGAAGCTGTGGTGAGTCACTACAGGAAGTGCTGCATCTGCTGTGATAAAGGGCCAGTAGTCCCACATACACAATACAAAGACAATTTCATCCAAAGAGTTGGCTCTTCTTAATGCTGAAGTACACATTCTCTTCTTCATCCTCAGCTTCACTCTCAATGACATGCAACACTCCTTTAATTGTGTggtaaaaataagcaaaaacaagcttctcttttttttcccctctggcCAAACAGAAGGATTTGGTTGTGGTCTTTTCATCCTCTGCTTCCAATCCAGCAGTGTTTGTGGATTTTGGAACGAATATGTTATAtacatatttctcttttctcttgtcACAGAATGCTCCCTGGGATGAAGGCTGTTATTATTCAAAAACAGCTGAATGCCCATTTTTGTGTGTACCATTTGCATGTACTTTCTTTGCATCTACacacatcatttctcttctatgcCTCTAGTGGGCGATGCCTCACGTCACACCTTAATGCCTTTCACTGCCTGGTTGATGGTCTCCAGCAGGGCCTTGTTCTCGGGGTTCTGGTAGCAGTCTTTATTGGTGTACATGTCAGTCAGAGTACTCACATAGTTTTCAAAAttctgctctgtgattggttcCTGCTGTGAGAGAGGAAATTGGAGCCAATGATGcaaaacagtttgtgtgtgtgtgaattcatatgtgaatgtgtatgtttgtgtgtggtttattATTCATCAATATGGGTGGGAATTTGTGACAATGAGCCATATTTACTGGAAGTGCTGGCATTTTGAGTTCACTAAACAATGAATGATAATCAAGTAAACATTACAGCCATTTAGCGTTACACAGAGTAACACTGCTAAAAaaattgtgctgtgtgtgagtgtgtgtgtgtgtgtgtgtgtgtaaaaactcACCATATGGGGCAGACGGATATTGGCCAGGCTGCGTATCAGAGCTTGACTGAGTCCTGACAGCTCCATAAACAGTGCTTCATTCTGCTCCTCAATGATCTTATTCTCCTGCTCAATGTTTTTCAGGTTTCTCTCCATGGATGAGATCTGAGtttaaaaatggtaaaatggtaaaaataaattgtattacCACTAAGTgacacaaatacaaattcaattCTGTTGGGCCAACATTGGGCCACCATGATCAAAAGACTTTCATCCACCTTTAAACCTTTAAATCCACCTTGTCTTGCCAATCTGTTGGGTAAATGTTGGCccaacacatatatatatatatatatatatatatatatatatatatatacacatacacatacacatgcaaagaaatgctgtagagcaaagatgccttcaaaaataatgaaactaaatgtttctacattttaaaaaaatatgataaagagcagtaatcagtaataaatgaaacaaagtcaatattagGTGTGATGAtctttcacttaaaaaaaaaatagtagtctcaggtacaatttgtgcagttttataaggaaattagctgtaagttttactgagcatcagcaatccttttttttttttttttttttttttttactgtttttttttaaagctacagGTTGAAAAATACTATAGTGAAAGAAGGTTTGTAACTTGGGTTATGCTGTGTGCTTTTCCACTGCACAAATCTTAAAGCTGAGAGAAGCTGAGTCCCAAACCATGTTGTGCATGCTAATTTATCTAAATAGTATTGACACCATTGGTGTACTGACATACTTACTATTCAGTGTGGTATCACTAATCTAACATAAGGGACAtggtgtaattatttttaaactgatcatATGTGgaataattacaattatatttGCTTCTAAGTCTCAAGTGgagaataaaaattttattgtaCGCATTAACGTGACTGTCATTACTAAGTACTAGATGAAAGAACAAAACTTCTCTCCTTTAGCAAGAGCTAGTCTTTTAGCTAGCGTGCTAAGGTTAGGTCTTTTCTGCTTTATTGTGTACTCGCAGTGCTGTGTTTATGAATTACCAACCCAATTGCCCAGTTCCACTGTCTAAGATAAGAACACAGCACAAAGCCAAAATTAGCAAGCTACAAATCTAATATTAGCACACTGGCTAAAGCTCAGTGAAGAAGAAATGCTTCTCTCTGTTGTGATCTGTCAGTGCACTACCTCTACCAATTTCTGTCAGTGAGTTTGATTATTGTGAGAAATCTAGCTCAAGGACAGTTGAAGGGATGCCTATGGCTGTGTGTTAAGTCATACCAGAAATGTGAGGGTAGCTCTTTGGCTGTACTTATTTCAGGCATGATGACGTAGCACATAGTTGTGATGGTGTACCAATCAGGTGTGCCAATCTGAACCCAACAGTcctgactgaattactgtaaaTTGCTCTTACCAGGATTACCAGGGCAACTCACAGCAGCTCTGGAATATCATGTTTTagcatatatatttttctccCCTGACTCAAGAATGCTTTCATTTTAACCAAAAATATCCTGCATACTGTAGCTTTAAATTAACCACAAAATTAATCCCATTCCACACACATGATCCAACAGGATGGGTCGTTTTTTTAGACCATTAATATGATTAATAGCTAACCTGTGTTTGGAGGTTGACCATATCGGCTTCCATTTCGTTGTTGGACTCACTGAGGTCACTGATTTCTTTATTGAGTTGCTTAATGTCTTCATCATTATCTAGcactaaaaaaaacagaatacatAAATTAGAATATATGAAAAGTAACTGACCTGAAAAGGACAATGAATAAATATACTGCTCTCACCATCGCTGGCCTTAAACTTGGTATTCATGTAGTCCTCCCCAGGAAACTTGGCTTTCTTCTTAGCCAGTGAGGCGCGGGGACAGCCGGAGAGACTGGAGATCAAAGGACaacaaatgatgaaaaattCAGTAGATGGAATAAAAATCCCTCACATAAAAAGAGCTGTTTGCATCTGCTCATAAAAGTTGTCTAAATGTCTAAAATGCAAATACCTAAAAATATTCTATGAAATAACAGGTTCCACATGGTCTCATGCTATCCCCAACTAGCAGCCCTTTTTCAGAATATCTGTGTAGGACTATACCTGCGATGAGTAAGGAAGCTGCCGTTGGCATGGCCTGATCCATCACAGCCTGGTGTGGGACAGGTGGGCCCCTCCGTCTTGAAGGCCTTCCAGGAGAAAGGTGTGCCATTCAGCATGCCTTCCTTCTGGCGCCGTGCAGCCAGTGGGCACCCATATGCACTGCGGTGGGTGGCATACTTCCCACTGATATGACCCAGACTGTCACAGCCTGGTACTGGGCACCTGGGAGGGGACAAATTTTGAGATAGACAATAAGAAAGAGAATATTGAGGGAGGATGGAAAAAATGGAGACAAAATGGAAGGGACTGAAAGGTTAACAGCAACATATTTAATCAGAAATATCATTCTTATCATAAAGTAACTCTGTATCTTTAATTGTAATAATGAACACTTCAGTTAATTGCATAGTCATGAACCATGATCacaatttttaatattcatttgcaCTCTTGACCACTAAAACCTTAGTTTCCATACAAATTAATGTTATAGAAGCAAAAAAAGTGTAGGTGTAAACCATGTGTATTCACTGTTGTGATACTGGAAGAGCCAGGTTCTGTTTGAGAAAGCTTTCTGAACTACATTAAGctgtagtgcactacagtgaAATGACTGTCAGTTAAAAAGTCTGTGACCAGGAATAATTTGAACGTGGGTGATATTTATCTCTCCAATGAAGGTATTAAAGGTCCAGCTACAACACTGTTCCATAACTGAGACAATACAATAGTATAGTATTGTAAAAATCTTTCTATGTGGTACGAACTTTAAGAGTTCAGAGTCTTCTTTGTCTTCCTTGGTAGGTGTTGTTTTGATTCCACCTTTCTTGGCACGAGGACACCCagacaaactgaaaacagaaagtGTGAAGCCCATTAAGAGAGGAGGCAGAAAGCAACACCAGCCAAATACTGGCCAAGATAAGACAGGCCAAATTCAAATAACAGTACAGGTAGAGTCAGTAGCTTAATTTTCATTACCCATTCAACAGCAATAGGGAAGGGTCTCATCTCCATATTGTGTATGattagtgtgtatgagagtgtatgagtcCTAACTACAACTACACTGTCTCACTCTGAGCTTCTCTGTCCTGcaatgtttatgtatatattagtgtaaaagaaaatgtgtgtttgaggaTGAGTATATGAGGAGTTGGATTAGCCATACCTTCGGTGTGAGGCGTAGTTACCAGTGATGTGGCCAGATCCATCACATCCTGGGGTTGGGCACCTGGATGAGTAAGAGCAATGGACAAACATTATCAAGAGGGCACTATGATTAGCACTGGATAATAACAGCACAAAGATGAGCACTGTTAGCACAAACATTTAGTCATATATGAAAGACTGCTAAAATGACAATGCTTGTGATAAAACAGACATTTGCATGCAAACATGTAGTTGTGACATTTTATAGAAGAAGCAGGGGTAAGTTGGATcagaagttattataacagcaacttGAAAAACCTGTAAAAAAAGTATATGGTAGTGTAGCATAGAGAAATAAAGCAAACAGAGCTATAACACATACTTGAGTTCAGTTGCATGTGCTGCCATGAGGGAACGAAGACTCTTATCAGCAAGAGGGCACCCAGACAGACTGAGACACAGaaagggggaagaaaaaaaggagaggagaaagagagaaagaacccAGAACATCCCACATCAGTACCAGAAACAGAAACCAGGCAGGAAAGAGGCAAGAAAAGGCTAAATATGTATTTTCCTCACACTAAGTGGTGATTGTTTTGTGGGTTTAAGTACAGGTAAAAAATTTCTACTCAAGCTAACACACAGTGCTTGAGCCAGCATGGTCACATGATTACGAATTCATCAGAAATCAGAGAAGGTTAGGGCGAGGGACAATGCTACTGGGTGTAGTATCAAATTGCCAACTAAACAGCCCTCAGTCATTAGAATATAAATTTTGCACAAGATCAGGAAGTTCTAAGCAGCCTTGCTACGCGGTAGAGGAAGCAGGAAGCAGGAGCGTAGGAAACATGGGCTCCTCCCAGCACCCTACCTGCGGTGGGATGCATAGTTTCCAGTGATATGGCCACTGCCATCACAACCAGGAGTGGGACACCTACACAGAGTAGAACAGAAGAGCAAGTCTGAGTACAGAAAATTTAGAATGTATGCTTAGTAGACAAAAACAGGcataaaaataacagtaaagacAAATGACCTTGCAGCAACTTGCAACCCTATACGAGTCTAATTaaatcagcagaaatgtaaaatatgtgaGTCTGTGGCTGAAGACACTCACATAAGGAGCTCTTTCTTGCACTCCCTGGGCTGGAACTTGACTTTGAAGCTGGGGGTTGTGACCTCTCCAGGATACTTCCTGTCCTCCGGGCACTCCTGTGCTGTGTCACAGTCCTCAGCATCAGAGGAGACAAAAGACTGGGCAGTATGATCCATcttcagacaaacacacacacacacacacacacacacaattaatacatttaaaaaaacaaaacaaaactgagaGCTCGCCCTTTTGAAGAGACAAAAATCCACCCAAAACAAAGGCTAGATGTGAGTACAATCATTTACTTACTTTAGATGATTTACTTTGAATTTCCTTTAAAGATCAATTCCTTGTTATGTTAATTGTTTTCAAGTAAAAATCTTGTATATTATGTTTTAACTGTGTATTGCTGTACTAAGCaatgaaaataattacatgTCCTACATGTCTACATTTAGTAGACAAGGTAAACAGACAGTTCTGTTTTATCACTGTTAAGTGATATTTAATTGTCTAGTGACTAGAGAAAACTAGTCTGGTCCTTGATTGTGTCCTAAAAGCTTGAAATCTTACCTCCTCTAGCTCCTCCTCCCTTTGCCGATTAGGTTTGGTGTAATCCAGAGGCCCCTCCCACTCCTCCTGCTTGTAGGCCTGTAAGTGGGGTGAGATGGCTGTGTTGCCATGGTGCccggatgatgaggatgatgaagagaGGGCAGGGGAGCGCATGCCTGGGCTTGTGCTCAGTGGGCCTCCCTCTTTCTTTATGGGCTTCTTCATACTTAAGTCTAGAGTGCCATTCTCATCCACCTCGATCTCCATGTTCTAAAACAAGGTTACACAATAACCTTATGATAAAGTGTCCCTGGTTACTACTTTTGtagagttaataaaataaatattagacTGCATAAAGTACTGTTCCTAATCTATAtgctgttcatttaaaaaaaaataattaattgttttCATGAGAAAACATCATTGTACAGCCCCATCCAGTGTGTTGTGAGCTAAGTGTGTATGAACAGTGCTGAGTGTTGGGGTGAAGAACAAGAAAGCCAGCTGATCCCGGCACGGCAGTGCTCTGATTAGAGTCAGGCCACTAGGCTTCTCAGCCCATTAATCTTCCCCTTTTATCCTCCACCACTAAAAACGTGGCAgtaaatcaacaaaaatgatgAAGTAGTCACTCTATTTAGGAGGCAGAAAGCTTAAAAAAGATATATACACTACAATATCAGAGCCAGAACTACAGTATAAACTCCTCAAGtgtggagggaaagagagagagtgagaggagctGATGGATGTGGATAAAGGGAAAAGTATTTGGAGAGTCACATTACATAGTCTTTCACATAGTCTTTCTGACTATACAAAATCATTGAACCGCCTTCATCCTCTCATTAGACCAGTGGGAATAATAAACAGAAGAGCCAAGCACATGTGCTTCTGGGCTATCCATGGAAAACTTAACACTTAATTCTGCTGTTAATGCAATAACAGCAAAGCATAGcaaaaaagaagggaaagaagaataaataaaataagaagagGAGTGGTGATGCAACTAGGCCTCAACAGCAGTTGGCATCGGGAAGCATTTCACTCCAGCTCATGATATATTTATGAAACTGCTTTATACTGAAGGCCAATTTTCCCATAGCCACACAAtgtaacacattcacacaactTTGCACTTCTGCCCCATTGACGTGAAATTGCGTTTGAAAAGCTTTAGGACAAACTAATTCAGTTCTTTTCTGAATGTCAGTGTAGTACTGAGTTTTCTCTGCAGATTTACAGTATTGACATTCATGTTGCTGCAATAGGTTTGAAATCAATGTGTGTGACCTGTACCTTATCCTGGTGTTTGGTGCTGAGGTTCTCAGGCCTTTCCCAGCACCGAGTAGACAGGTTTAGAATGGCTGTAGCGGCCATGTGTGCAGCCTCAGCATCATGGGAGTAATCATGGGCTCCACACGAGCTTTTTCCATAGGTGCTTTGCATGCTGGGACTTGGGGGAGAAGTCCTTGGGAATGAAGGTTTGGCTGTGGAAAAACAGGGGAGACAAATTAATGCCATTTCTTACCACACTGTCTATATTTTGGATAAGCTTTACTCAGACTTGTGACTTGCTTTTACTTACATTTGAAAACTTTGGGTGAGCTTTCACTAGTGGGTATCTGTGGGGCAAGCATACGTTTGCCGAACACTTGCACATCAAAGCTTGCATAATCAAAGGACACCTTCGAGTACTTCTCCAGCTCTTTAGCCAGGTTAGCACGGGGTGTGTTGGGAACCATGCTGGCTGCCCTATAGCTGCCACACTGTGGCATCTCGAGCTGCTTCACAAAACACATGggtctagagagagagagagagagagagagagagagagaaagagagagagagagaacaagtgTGATTAATGCaggtaataaaataacatataagGTATCCTTTAAAGTTtcctttatgattttttttaatagctaaAGACATATTTCCATACAATATGTAAAGACATATTTCCATACAAGCCTTTTTCAAAATATCACAATTGCAAAAAGctagtaaaagaaaatgtgactaATCAATTATGAACAACAAGATTTCTACCTGAggtacatatttaatttttttttaatatccaggcatttttttcagttctggCACTTCTTTTCAGGCTTTCTTATGCacaaatttaaaattcataaaaacagacaaaagagTAAAACAGTAGGATTAAACAGTGTCTTATCATCTCTGGCCACATTTGCATTTTGTAGAGCATGGAATTCATGAGCTTTATAATGGTCTTCCTTGAGTCCAGTGAGTCTTGATCCTAAATTATCTtttagggcaaaaaaaaaaaaaattcctctaacatgatgtgtgtgtgtgtgtgtgtgtgtgtatgtgtgtgtcttagaCAGTGAAAGAATTCTGTATTGTGTCATTGTAATAATTTGTATGTCCACTGCCATCCTGGGGTTTCTTAACTTTTATTATAGTTTAATCACTATTAATATCACCGATCAAACAAAAAGTTACAAAATAGTAATTACATAGGGAAaacattgcataaatatttaatcagaGACCGTTTTTAGTTACTGACTTATAAAACTGACATCCGAGATTCTCAGAGCTCACAGAATGCtaaactatttaaatatgtagAGTGAACAAAAACGTCACAAATATTTTCAGTTGACTTATTCCATATTCAAAACTTCTAATAGACATAGACGTGTTGATCAAAAATGTTAGTATAAGGTGCTGATGAGCAAAGATGATTCACATATCACATATATTTGGAACAGCATGTTTGTCTTAGGTTGTTATTGTATTTCCTTCTCTGATTAGTCACGATGGCATGCAGAGGATGAGAGTTGTTATCCGATATAGCCTTGAGTTTAAGTCGGTGCATTCCCATTAGAGCAAGGTGACATATGCACATCTCTTTTGTGACCTCTATGTCTGCTCCTAATGGGCTCCTGCACCACACTGACGCTCATTCAAATTATAACTGTACTAATAAGAGAAGTCTCTGTCTATTGAGACAGGAATCTGCATTGCTTTCCGACAACAGACATCCTTCCTGGAGGAAAGTAATTATTTTTCTCATACTCCATGCCCTGTAAGCCCATTAATTAGCTTATCTGCAGCATAATTagtgctatggggctgctttgTGAACTTGGTATGATAGACTAGGCTGTTCTATATTAGAAGGGCAGGGAGGGGGGTTAAGGTTGAACAAAGAATTCACCAATCAAGGGCAAGTGAATTTGGTCCTTTGATTGACAGCTACGTATGTCAACCAGCTGTAGCAGGTGGTTTAGTTTATCATGCTGTTACATTGATGCATGCCATCTCTATTGATTTTATAGCAGTGTAACATTGTAAAATGTATTCTATACACTGAAAGTATGTTATCTGCATCTtggttgttgtgtatgttgtgtataattcttctgtccttttttcttaTGACCAAAAAGAACAGTGCTAAAACCTGAAAGTCTGATCTGTCTGACTCACCCAGGAGAAATAGGAATGAATGAAAGTGCAAAATGCAGCTAATGCCATAGACTAACCTGAGAACTCTCTCTGGGTTTGGGCTACCTTTGGGCTGCTCTGTCATTGGCTGCAACAGCTGCTGCTTGTCGTGGCTCTTGGACAGCTTCTCAGCAGCGGCAATTGGACATCCAGATAAACTAGAAAGAGCGCATTAAGTGTCAGTGAAAGCATGGGAAAGGTATGTGAACATATGTGAGAATCTGCAGGACTAATGGGAGGTGCAGCAGCGTGACTAATGGGAGATGCTGTACCTGCGGTGTGTGTTGCGATTACTGTTGACGTGGCCTTGTCCTGTGCAGCCAGGCGTAGGGCACTTCAGAACATTCTCATGCATGGCTAggactgcacacacaaacaaaacacacagagaaccaaatcaaatataaatacactgttaaaaaaaatcagtaaattcataaagaaaaaaaaacatataaattgacatgttcattgtttttcaaagaaattaaattaatggcAATTATCAATAACTgttcaattaaattatttagttgtaattgtacagtatttgtagatcttttaaaataaaaagcacaat is a window from the Pangasianodon hypophthalmus isolate fPanHyp1 chromosome 16, fPanHyp1.pri, whole genome shotgun sequence genome containing:
- the myt1b gene encoding myelin transcription factor 1 isoform X5, with amino-acid sequence MSLDIDDKRACTRSKGGRTPTEIIVQDLSCPTPGCNGSGHISGKYARHRSTMSCPIARKRRLQEEAEQNHSPSKRKSHPLKLAMDGRFNAESEGSSEEMDVKEEDEEVESETHQQYGSEEHAGEEEQEARSSSTNEGEAGDEEECMIIEASCTKKAKSVETNDLSNYEHIVANSLLHLSSHNNHTTTPQQQQQQQQQQKQQQQQHPVTIGAKGNSSTRTEEEENNEGKRDGKKDESQTTAQTSTMNGMNEKTEEEMVKEVENGKQDESDHQYFTEEISKQLSEDDKKPQVEKTCKEEYNKDEDANDQKLEQYDLSDPSVNVETQGSQKEDYSTQKPLSPQSCMSSQASAAPMIIEVRSEESDKDDENRDDEEEEQSMIADESEMYDMMRGNLRLLEQAIALKAQQVKGNREFTPISEHHRYFPLDDQPAKHMELLRKSYYCKESSRPEKREVKCPTPGCDGTGHVTGLYPHHRSLSGCPHKDRIPPEILAMHENVLKCPTPGCTGQGHVNSNRNTHRSLSGCPIAAAEKLSKSHDKQQLLQPMTEQPKGSPNPERVLRPMCFVKQLEMPQCGSYRAASMVPNTPRANLAKELEKYSKVSFDYASFDVQVFGKRMLAPQIPTSESSPKVFKSKPSFPRTSPPSPSMQSTYGKSSCGAHDYSHDAEAAHMAATAILNLSTRCWERPENLSTKHQDKNMEIEVDENGTLDLSMKKPIKKEGGPLSTSPGMRSPALSSSSSSSGHHGNTAISPHLQAYKQEEWEGPLDYTKPNRQREEELEEMDHTAQSFVSSDAEDCDTAQECPEDRKYPGEVTTPSFKVKFQPRECKKELLMCPTPGCDGSGHITGNYASHRSLSGCPLADKSLRSLMAAHATELKCPTPGCDGSGHITGNYASHRSLSGCPRAKKGGIKTTPTKEDKEDSELLKCPVPGCDSLGHISGKYATHRSAYGCPLAARRQKEGMLNGTPFSWKAFKTEGPTCPTPGCDGSGHANGSFLTHRSLSGCPRASLAKKKAKFPGEDYMNTKFKASDVLDNDEDIKQLNKEISDLSESNNEMEADMVNLQTQISSMERNLKNIEQENKIIEEQNEALFMELSGLSQALIRSLANIRLPHMQEPITEQNFENYVSTLTDMYTNKDCYQNPENKALLETINQAVKGIKV